From Quercus lobata isolate SW786 chromosome 1, ValleyOak3.0 Primary Assembly, whole genome shotgun sequence, one genomic window encodes:
- the LOC115976375 gene encoding ankyrin repeat-containing protein BDA1-like — translation MGERIVKLNEVAKQGNIEAFYGLIQEDVKLLEDIDELPFVDTPLHVAASAGGPQHIQFAMEMMRLKPSFARKPNPNGYSPIHLALQKGYTQMVHRLLQVDGDVVSVKAKEGMTLLHYAAKTEHLDLLVEFLSVCPHSIEDVTTKNETALHIALKHNKLEAFKLLVGWLRQNRSKNSMFWERKVLNWKDGEGNTVLHVAISENQPQAVDHLLASGYDLDINVKNLEGKTARDILQEQTQVNRRIEVLLRLAGAKRASSLPKVTSYADYLRPKVSLPEKLRIQRSRDKWSISEEKRNALLVVATLLITVTYQGILSPPGGLKQDDPKPVTNHESNTLAPVSSSSTLTFQNTTTSKKFYSNEAGSAECFEKPPFWLYIVLNSATFMLSCTIIFQLIPSGYFYVMFQAALFFLYVCYFASWTIIGVSFLTAFLLVFVSALLYNIVVRMDFSSWRKRWHKASQ, via the exons ATGGGCGAGAGAATTGTTAAGTTGAACGAGGTTGCCAAACAGGGAAATATTGAAGCCTTTTACGGTTTAATTCAAGAGGATGTAAAACTTTTGGAGGACATCGATGAGCTACCATTTGTTGATACTCCTTTACACGTAGCTGCATCTGCTGGGGGCCCACAGCACATCCAATTTGCTATGGAGATGATGAGATTAAAGCCTTCATTTGCCAGGAAGCCAAATCCAAATGGGTATAGCCCCATTCATCTTGCTCTACAAAAAGGGTATACCCAGATGGTGCATCGGCTTCTACAGGTAGATGGGGACGTTGTCAGCGTGAAAGCAAAGGAGGGTATGACTCTTTTGCATTATGCAGCAAAAACAGAACACCTTGATCTACTGGTCGAATTTCTATCAGTTTGTCCTCATTCTATTGAAGATGTGACAACTAAAAACGAGACCGCTCTACATATTGCTCTAAAACACAACAAGTTGGAGGCTTTTAAACTCTTGGTGGGATGGCTCAGACAAAATAGGTCTAAAAATTCCatgttttgggagagaaaagtCTTGAACTGGAAGGATGGAGAAGGAAACACTGTATTGCACGTTGCAATATCCGAAAATCAGCCCCAG GCTGTAGATCACTTATTAGCTTCGGGATACGATCTTGACATAAACGTTAAGAATTTAGAGGGTAAAACAGCACGGGACATCTTGCAAGAACAAACACAAGTGAACAGACGGATCGAGGTTTTGCTACGCCTTGCTGGAGCTAAGAGAGCTTCATCTCTTCCTAAAGTTACTTCTTATGCAGATTACCTAAGGCCTAAGGTCTCACTTCCTGAGAAGTTACGAATACAGCGTAGTCGTGACAAGTGGTCAATATCAGAAGAAAAGCGCAATGCACTTCTGGTGGTTGCTACACTGCTTATAACAGTGACCTATCAAGGAATACTCAGCCCTCCTGGGGGGCTCAAGCAAGATGACCCAAAACCTGTAACCAATCATGAGTCAAATACCTTAGCACCTGTGAGTTCGTCCTCCACATTGACGTTTCAAAATACTACtactagtaaaaaattttattcaaacgAAGCAGGCTCAGCCGaatgttttgaaaaaccccCCTTTTGGTTGTACATTGTGTTAAATTCTGCGACGTTTATGCTCTCAtgcacaataatttttcagcTCATTCCATCTGGGTACTTTTATGTGATGTTCCAAGCAGCCCTTTTCTTCCTCTATGTTTGCTATTTTGCTTCATGGACAATCATCGGGGTTTCatttttgacagcttttttgttagtttttgtttctGCTCTGCTTTATAATATCGTGGTACGAATGGACTTTTCTTCTTGGAGAAAAAGATGGCATAAGGCTAGTCAATAA